The proteins below come from a single Beutenbergia cavernae DSM 12333 genomic window:
- a CDS encoding sigma-70 family RNA polymerase sigma factor — protein MASWEEALTTVVSERGARLLRTAYLLCGDRSGAEDLVQDALVKTFARRRTTPRLRIDAAGTRDVVALGEAESYVRRAILTLYLDEARRSGRWRKVRHLVAAQEQTAGHESRVTGRVDVERALAVLAPRERACVILRFYDDLTVPQVARELGLAEGTVKRYLSDASATLAGQLDPGGADVRRRPARETGGSR, from the coding sequence ATGGCGAGCTGGGAGGAGGCGCTCACGACTGTCGTGAGCGAGCGGGGTGCGCGGCTGCTGCGCACCGCGTACTTGTTGTGCGGCGACCGCTCCGGTGCCGAGGACCTGGTCCAGGACGCGCTCGTGAAGACGTTCGCCCGCCGCCGCACGACGCCGAGGCTGCGGATCGACGCGGCGGGGACACGCGACGTCGTCGCCCTCGGTGAGGCGGAGTCGTACGTCCGGCGCGCGATCCTCACGCTCTACCTCGACGAGGCGCGCCGTTCGGGCCGCTGGCGAAAGGTGCGCCACCTCGTCGCGGCCCAGGAGCAGACCGCCGGGCACGAGTCGCGCGTGACCGGGCGGGTCGACGTGGAGCGCGCCCTCGCGGTGCTCGCCCCGCGCGAACGCGCGTGCGTGATCCTGCGCTTCTACGACGACCTCACGGTGCCCCAGGTCGCCCGCGAGCTCGGGCTCGCGGAGGGCACGGTGAAGCGGTACCTCAGCGACGCGTCGGCGACGCTCGCCGGTCAGCTCGACCCCGGCGGCGCGGACGTCCGACGACGACCGGCCCGCGAGACAGGAGGATCGAGATGA
- a CDS encoding sodium-translocating pyrophosphatase yields the protein MLELGTTSLIIVGVIAVVALASLVVAAVLRRQVLVAGEGTTAMQDIARAVQEGASAYLNRQFRTLAIFAVVVFGLLFLLPGDGGIKIGRSVAFLFGAAFSAAIGYLGMSLAVRANVRVAAAAQHPDGRAVGARLAFRTGGVVGMSVVGLGLLGAAGVVLVYRGDAPAVLEGFGFGAALLAMFMRVGGGIFTKAADVGADLVGKVEQGIPEDDPRNAATIADNVGDNVGDCAGMAADLFESYAVTLVAALILGKAVMGEQGLIFPLLVTAVGALVAVLGVWTTRVRGNENGLRAIYRGFYISALAGVVLAAVAAFTYLPSSFEGLGGTADLGDVTVDPRLAAALAVAIGVVLAGIILWITGYFTGTTTRPTRHVAATSRTGAATVVLSGVGVGFESAVYTAGIIAAAICGVFLIAGGSIWLSLFLIALAGCGLLTTVGVIVAMDTFGPVSDNAQGIAEMSGDVGEEGAKILTDLDAVGNTTKAITKGIAIATAVLAATALFGSYADAVSISLAEVGDRVAGADDALVAAMMNYQIISPITLVGVILGAATVFLFSGLAVDAVTRAAGAIVLEVRRQFREMPGIMTGQTRPEYGKVVDICTRDSLRELATPGLLAAFAPIAVGFGLGVGPLAGFLAGAIGAGVLMAVFLANSGGAWDNAKKIVEDGTHGGKGSPAHEAVVIGDTVGDPFKDTAGPAINPLLKVMNLVALLVAPAVVAMSVPADANHALRVGIAVVAALIAGGAIVMSRLRATRTDDANAARAEEERVTADAQQ from the coding sequence ATGCTGGAGCTTGGGACCACGAGTCTGATCATCGTGGGCGTCATCGCGGTGGTCGCGCTCGCTTCCCTGGTCGTCGCGGCGGTCCTGCGGCGCCAAGTCCTGGTGGCCGGTGAGGGCACCACCGCCATGCAGGACATCGCGCGCGCGGTGCAGGAGGGGGCGTCCGCGTACCTCAACCGCCAGTTCCGCACGTTGGCGATCTTCGCCGTCGTCGTCTTCGGTCTGCTGTTCCTGCTGCCGGGCGACGGCGGCATCAAGATCGGCCGCAGCGTCGCCTTCCTGTTCGGGGCGGCCTTCTCGGCGGCCATCGGGTACCTCGGGATGTCGCTGGCGGTGCGCGCGAACGTGCGCGTCGCGGCCGCCGCGCAGCACCCGGACGGCCGGGCCGTCGGGGCGCGTCTGGCGTTCCGGACGGGCGGCGTGGTCGGCATGTCGGTCGTCGGGCTCGGGCTGCTCGGGGCGGCGGGTGTGGTGCTGGTGTACCGCGGGGACGCACCCGCGGTGCTCGAAGGATTCGGCTTCGGCGCGGCCCTGCTCGCGATGTTCATGCGGGTCGGCGGCGGCATCTTCACGAAGGCGGCCGACGTCGGGGCGGACCTGGTCGGGAAGGTCGAGCAGGGCATCCCGGAGGACGACCCCCGTAACGCCGCGACGATCGCCGACAACGTCGGCGACAACGTGGGTGACTGCGCCGGTATGGCGGCCGACCTGTTCGAGTCCTACGCCGTGACGCTGGTCGCCGCGCTCATTCTCGGCAAGGCCGTGATGGGCGAGCAGGGCCTCATCTTCCCGCTGCTCGTGACGGCGGTCGGTGCGCTCGTCGCGGTGCTCGGCGTGTGGACCACGCGGGTGCGGGGGAACGAGAACGGTCTGCGTGCGATCTACCGCGGCTTCTACATCTCGGCCCTCGCCGGCGTCGTGCTCGCCGCCGTCGCGGCCTTCACCTACCTGCCGTCGAGCTTCGAGGGCCTCGGCGGCACCGCCGATCTCGGCGACGTGACGGTGGACCCGCGCCTGGCGGCGGCGCTCGCCGTCGCGATCGGCGTCGTCCTCGCCGGCATCATCCTGTGGATCACCGGGTACTTCACCGGGACGACGACGCGGCCCACGCGCCACGTGGCGGCGACGTCACGGACCGGCGCGGCGACGGTCGTCCTGTCCGGCGTCGGCGTCGGCTTCGAGTCCGCCGTGTACACGGCCGGCATCATCGCGGCGGCGATCTGCGGCGTCTTCCTCATCGCAGGCGGCTCGATCTGGCTGTCGCTGTTCCTCATCGCGCTCGCCGGGTGCGGGCTGCTGACGACTGTCGGCGTCATCGTGGCGATGGACACGTTCGGCCCGGTCAGCGACAACGCGCAGGGCATTGCGGAGATGTCCGGCGACGTCGGCGAGGAGGGCGCGAAGATCCTCACGGACCTCGACGCCGTCGGGAACACCACGAAGGCCATCACGAAGGGCATCGCGATCGCGACGGCAGTGCTCGCCGCGACGGCGCTGTTCGGCTCCTACGCGGACGCCGTCAGCATCTCGCTGGCGGAGGTCGGCGACCGGGTCGCTGGCGCTGACGACGCGCTCGTCGCCGCGATGATGAACTACCAGATCATCTCGCCGATCACGCTGGTCGGCGTGATCCTCGGGGCGGCGACGGTGTTCCTGTTCTCGGGCCTGGCGGTCGACGCCGTCACGCGGGCCGCGGGGGCGATCGTGCTCGAGGTGCGACGTCAGTTCCGCGAGATGCCGGGCATCATGACCGGCCAGACGCGGCCCGAGTACGGCAAGGTCGTCGACATCTGCACGCGCGACTCGCTGCGCGAGCTCGCGACTCCGGGCCTGCTCGCGGCCTTCGCGCCGATCGCCGTCGGCTTCGGCCTCGGGGTGGGGCCGCTCGCCGGATTCCTCGCGGGTGCGATCGGCGCCGGAGTGCTCATGGCGGTGTTCCTCGCGAACTCCGGTGGTGCGTGGGACAACGCGAAGAAGATCGTCGAGGACGGGACCCACGGAGGCAAGGGATCGCCGGCGCACGAGGCCGTCGTGATCGGCGACACCGTCGGCGACCCGTTCAAGGACACCGCCGGCCCGGCGATCAACCCGCTGCTCAAGGTGATGAACCTCGTCGCGCTGCTCGTCGCTCCGGCCGTCGTCGCGATGAGCGTGCCGGCCGACGCGAACCACGCTCTCCGCGTGGGCATCGCCGTCGTCGCCGCGCTCATCGCCGGTGGCGCGATCGTGATGTCCCGGCTGCGTGCGACCCGCACCGACGACGCGAACGCCGCCCGGGCCGAGGAGGAGCGGGTCACCGCCGACGCCCAGCAGTAG
- a CDS encoding MFS transporter — protein MSHDDALPAPTEHLPAAPGAAGAPAPRRQVVAWGFWDWGQQAFQTIILTFVFSVYLTTAVAEQVNDSDTRGTQALSNAQTIAGVAIALLCPLMGVLADRYGRRRRLLAIATLALVACMVAMFFVRPDQQYLVLGVTLVALASVFSEIAGVFYNGMLLQIATPTTFGRVSGMAWGLGYLGGLVSLVICLFAFVLPDVGLFGVTTDDGLAIRAVALFSAVWCLVFCLPLLVLGPDTPAGEGSRGSLNPVTAYRDIGLRIAHMWRNERGLLHFLVASAVYRDGLGAVFAFAGVLAASAYGFSTTEVIYLGIAANLGAGVGTWIAGRIDDAVGPRRLIVTSLTAIVVLGAVVATSPSPVVFWVCGIGISLFVGPVQSASRSLLARITPFGHENENFGLYATAGRAVSFLAPAAFALAIALFGFNRAGIIGIVAVLLIGLLLFLPLRVPANVHLASTDAPR, from the coding sequence GTGAGCCACGACGACGCGCTGCCCGCTCCCACCGAGCACCTCCCCGCCGCGCCAGGTGCTGCGGGAGCGCCGGCACCCCGGCGCCAGGTCGTCGCCTGGGGGTTCTGGGACTGGGGCCAGCAGGCGTTCCAGACGATCATCCTCACGTTCGTCTTCTCCGTGTACCTGACGACGGCGGTCGCGGAACAGGTGAACGACTCCGACACCCGCGGCACCCAGGCGCTCTCCAACGCACAGACGATCGCCGGCGTCGCCATCGCCCTGCTGTGCCCGCTCATGGGGGTGCTCGCGGACCGCTACGGCCGACGACGGCGCCTCCTCGCGATCGCGACGCTCGCCCTGGTCGCGTGCATGGTCGCGATGTTCTTCGTGCGACCGGACCAGCAGTACCTCGTGCTGGGCGTGACCCTCGTGGCTCTGGCGTCCGTGTTCTCCGAGATCGCCGGCGTGTTCTACAACGGGATGCTGCTGCAGATCGCGACGCCGACGACGTTCGGTCGGGTCTCGGGGATGGCGTGGGGCCTCGGATATCTGGGCGGGCTCGTGTCGCTCGTGATCTGCCTGTTCGCGTTCGTGCTGCCCGACGTCGGGCTGTTCGGCGTCACCACCGACGACGGCCTCGCGATCCGGGCCGTCGCCCTGTTCAGCGCGGTCTGGTGCCTGGTGTTCTGCCTGCCGCTGCTCGTCCTCGGCCCGGACACACCCGCCGGCGAGGGCTCGCGCGGCAGCCTCAACCCGGTCACCGCCTACCGCGACATCGGTCTGCGCATCGCGCACATGTGGCGGAACGAGCGCGGGCTCCTGCACTTCCTCGTTGCGTCCGCCGTGTACCGCGACGGGCTCGGCGCCGTCTTCGCCTTCGCCGGCGTGCTGGCGGCGTCCGCGTACGGATTCAGCACGACCGAGGTCATCTACCTCGGCATCGCGGCGAACCTCGGTGCCGGTGTCGGCACGTGGATAGCGGGCCGGATCGACGACGCCGTCGGCCCCCGCCGCCTCATCGTCACCTCGCTGACGGCGATCGTCGTGCTCGGCGCCGTCGTGGCGACGTCGCCGTCGCCCGTCGTGTTCTGGGTCTGCGGGATCGGGATCTCGCTCTTCGTGGGTCCGGTGCAGTCGGCGTCCCGGTCGCTCCTCGCGCGCATCACGCCCTTCGGGCACGAGAACGAGAACTTCGGGCTGTACGCGACGGCGGGGCGCGCCGTGTCGTTCCTCGCGCCGGCGGCGTTCGCGCTCGCGATCGCGCTGTTCGGGTTCAACCGCGCGGGGATCATCGGCATCGTGGCGGTGCTCCTGATCGGGCTGCTGCTGTTCCTCCCGCTGCGCGTGCCCGCGAACGTGCACCTCGCGTCGACCGACGCGCCCAGATAG
- a CDS encoding cation:proton antiporter produces MEFAIVAVLGILAIVAVNALAPRVGVAAPLVLMLLGVAISLLPFVPLVEVEPEWILMGVLPPLLYSASVSMPAMDFRRDFRAISGLSVLLVVITAVLLGWLFSVLIPDINLATGIALGAIVSPTDAVATSIVKRLGAPTRVVTILEGESLLNDASALVLLRSAIAATATAVSLWGVVGDFLFAVVVAVAIGGVVGILNLRARKAIRQATLNTAISFVVPFVAYVPAEELGASGLVAAVTAGLVTGWGSTRYLRPQDRLAQTENWRTIELVLEGAVFLVMGLEVVDIVTDVTESHGSVALAVGIAALTILGLVVIRAAFLAPLLRSLGRRADRAATVRAAMADNQQRWEDAAAADPERVRKVAERFGQDAYERRRARFTLAFTRRIADVDYLASARLGWREGGLLVWAGMRGVVTLAAAQTLPRDTPARSLLVLVAFLVAGGSLLVQGGTLPWLVRRLGLTSTDTTESDDERQRLQVALADAATGALDRLTTDDGGTYDAGVVAQVRLESTFGIGEETEEESAGPTSRFAQYRSLRVKVIEAQRAELLHLRAVGTYDSTALTRALEVLDADQIRLELDGEPA; encoded by the coding sequence ATGGAGTTCGCGATCGTCGCCGTCCTCGGCATCCTCGCCATCGTCGCCGTCAACGCGCTCGCGCCGCGCGTCGGGGTCGCAGCACCGCTCGTCCTCATGCTGCTCGGCGTCGCGATCAGCCTGCTGCCGTTCGTCCCTCTGGTCGAGGTCGAACCGGAGTGGATCCTCATGGGCGTCCTGCCGCCGCTGCTGTACTCGGCGTCCGTGTCCATGCCGGCGATGGACTTCCGGCGTGACTTCCGGGCGATCTCCGGGCTCTCCGTGCTGCTCGTGGTCATCACGGCCGTGCTGCTCGGCTGGCTGTTCTCCGTGCTCATCCCGGACATCAACCTCGCCACGGGCATCGCGCTCGGCGCGATCGTCAGCCCCACCGACGCCGTCGCGACGAGCATCGTCAAGCGGCTCGGGGCGCCGACGCGCGTCGTGACGATCCTCGAGGGCGAGAGCCTGCTCAACGACGCCTCGGCCCTGGTTCTCCTGCGGTCCGCGATCGCGGCGACGGCCACGGCGGTGTCGCTGTGGGGCGTCGTGGGCGACTTCCTGTTCGCCGTCGTCGTGGCCGTGGCGATCGGCGGCGTCGTCGGCATCCTCAACCTGCGGGCGCGCAAGGCGATCCGCCAGGCGACGCTCAACACGGCGATCTCGTTCGTGGTCCCGTTCGTCGCGTACGTCCCCGCCGAGGAGCTGGGCGCGTCAGGGCTGGTCGCGGCCGTCACGGCGGGTCTCGTCACCGGCTGGGGCAGCACCCGCTACCTGCGTCCGCAGGACCGCCTCGCCCAGACCGAGAACTGGCGCACCATCGAGCTCGTCCTCGAGGGCGCGGTCTTCCTCGTCATGGGCCTGGAGGTCGTCGACATCGTCACCGACGTCACGGAGAGCCACGGGAGCGTCGCGCTCGCCGTCGGGATCGCGGCACTGACGATCCTCGGGCTCGTCGTCATCCGCGCGGCGTTCCTCGCACCGCTGCTGCGCTCGCTCGGCAGACGCGCCGATCGGGCCGCAACGGTCCGTGCGGCGATGGCGGACAACCAGCAGCGGTGGGAGGACGCCGCCGCGGCCGACCCCGAGCGGGTGCGCAAGGTGGCGGAACGCTTCGGGCAGGACGCGTACGAGCGCCGTCGCGCGCGCTTCACGCTGGCATTCACACGGCGCATCGCCGACGTCGACTACCTGGCCTCAGCGCGCCTCGGGTGGCGCGAGGGCGGCCTGCTCGTGTGGGCAGGGATGCGCGGCGTGGTCACGCTCGCCGCGGCCCAGACGCTGCCTCGCGACACCCCGGCCCGGTCGCTGCTGGTGCTCGTGGCGTTCCTCGTGGCGGGGGGTTCCCTGCTCGTCCAGGGCGGCACGCTGCCGTGGCTGGTCCGCCGGCTGGGGCTCACGAGCACGGACACCACGGAGAGCGACGACGAGCGGCAGCGCCTGCAGGTCGCCCTCGCCGACGCCGCTACCGGCGCGCTCGACCGCCTGACGACCGACGACGGCGGCACGTACGACGCCGGGGTCGTGGCGCAGGTGCGGCTCGAGTCGACCTTCGGCATCGGCGAGGAGACCGAGGAGGAGTCCGCCGGGCCTACCTCACGCTTCGCGCAGTACCGCAGCCTCCGGGTGAAGGTCATCGAGGCGCAGCGTGCCGAGCTCCTCCACCTGCGCGCCGTCGGCACCTACGACTCCACAGCCCTCACGCGCGCGCTCGAGGTTCTCGACGCCGACCAGATCCGGCTCGAGCTCGACGGCGAGCCCGCGTAG
- a CDS encoding DUF7059 domain-containing protein, with protein MSTPPRVDPDGAAALRADLAPFTVDALTELLGPVAASALRREQAVPARAVAAASDEPAATLLRLFVLGDDVPRPALDAALPRLGTAGAERLGLVTASGNAPDAVVRATCDLTPYAATDAAGDVAWWIASDRGELATGGPLPADYVLGVGGASTTLAQVTVPDRRERVLDLGTGCGIQALHATRHAGGVVATDVSARALAYAAFNAALAGAELDLREGSMLEPVAGERFDLVVSNPPFVITPRTAGVEEYTYRDGGRSGDDVVRDLVTGVGAVLAPGGIAQLLGNWEHRRGEPWQERVEAWLVESGLDGWVVQRELQDPAEYAELWLRDGGTTPDRDPASWAAGYEAWLADFAARGVEGVGFGIVTLHRPTASRASWHRVEEMTGTVAYPLGAAILASVRTADLLAGMDDDGVLGRAWRVARDVTEERYLTPGDADPRVILLRAGGGFGRTVQAGTALAAFVGACDGELTGAQLVGALAALLDAPADALAAELAADVRALARDGLLLPA; from the coding sequence GTGTCCACCCCGCCGCGCGTCGACCCGGACGGTGCCGCGGCGCTGCGGGCGGACCTCGCACCGTTCACCGTCGACGCGCTCACCGAGCTGCTCGGCCCGGTCGCGGCGTCGGCGCTGCGGCGCGAGCAGGCGGTACCTGCGCGAGCCGTGGCGGCGGCGTCCGACGAGCCCGCCGCCACGCTGCTGCGACTGTTCGTGCTGGGCGACGACGTCCCGCGCCCCGCCCTCGACGCCGCCCTCCCGCGCCTTGGCACCGCGGGCGCCGAGCGCCTCGGCCTGGTGACCGCCTCCGGGAACGCACCGGACGCCGTCGTCCGCGCCACGTGCGACCTGACCCCCTACGCCGCGACCGACGCCGCCGGTGACGTCGCGTGGTGGATCGCATCCGACCGCGGCGAGCTCGCCACCGGCGGCCCGCTGCCCGCCGACTACGTGCTCGGCGTCGGCGGCGCCTCCACCACGCTCGCCCAGGTCACGGTGCCGGACCGTCGCGAGAGGGTGCTCGACCTCGGCACCGGTTGCGGGATCCAGGCGCTGCACGCGACCCGCCACGCGGGCGGCGTCGTCGCCACGGACGTCTCGGCACGGGCACTCGCGTACGCGGCGTTCAACGCGGCCCTCGCCGGCGCGGAGCTCGACCTGCGCGAGGGTTCGATGCTCGAACCGGTGGCCGGCGAGCGGTTCGACCTCGTGGTGTCGAACCCGCCCTTCGTCATCACGCCCCGTACGGCCGGCGTCGAGGAGTACACGTACCGCGACGGCGGACGGTCGGGCGACGATGTCGTGCGGGACCTCGTGACCGGCGTCGGAGCGGTCCTGGCGCCCGGCGGGATCGCGCAGCTCCTCGGCAACTGGGAGCACCGGAGGGGGGAGCCGTGGCAGGAGCGGGTCGAGGCCTGGCTGGTGGAGTCCGGGCTCGACGGCTGGGTGGTCCAGCGTGAGCTGCAGGACCCGGCCGAGTACGCGGAGCTGTGGCTGCGCGACGGCGGCACCACACCGGACCGGGACCCGGCGTCGTGGGCCGCGGGGTACGAGGCCTGGCTGGCGGACTTCGCCGCGCGCGGCGTCGAGGGCGTCGGGTTCGGCATCGTGACGCTGCACCGGCCGACGGCGTCCCGTGCGTCGTGGCACCGGGTCGAGGAGATGACGGGGACCGTGGCGTACCCGCTCGGCGCCGCGATCCTCGCGTCGGTGCGAACCGCGGACCTGCTCGCCGGGATGGACGACGACGGCGTGCTGGGCCGGGCATGGCGCGTCGCCCGGGACGTCACCGAGGAGCGCTACCTCACGCCGGGCGACGCCGACCCCCGCGTCATCCTGCTGCGCGCGGGCGGCGGGTTCGGGCGCACCGTGCAGGCGGGCACGGCGCTCGCCGCGTTCGTGGGCGCATGCGACGGCGAGCTCACCGGCGCCCAGCTCGTGGGCGCCCTCGCGGCGCTGCTGGACGCACCCGCCGACGCGCTCGCCGCCGAGCTCGCCGCCGACGTGCGCGCCCTCGCGCGGGACGGCCTGCTGCTCCCGGCCTGA
- a CDS encoding type IV toxin-antitoxin system AbiEi family antitoxin domain-containing protein — translation MVTSDDRPPRRTHPTAVALLETFARRQNGVVSRRQAVELGVSPSYIRSRLRSGRWRKVHPGVYVLHTAPLPWHARCWAAVLALGGAAAVSHDAAAHLQGVRARPPRRIDVVVPHTHRAPRLEGVRVHRRRGLPEPQGTPARTEPAVTAVDRVDRAHHADDVVGILTETVRAGVDPERILEAVAARSRMRHRRLVLDVLAAAVAGVESPLEYRYHRDVERAHGLPTSRLQVREVVGGRWIRADVVYEEYSMRSELDGELGHPGGRTDSDTWRDNDVVLDRGQVTLRYRWGHVAGRSCAVAGQVGRGLRTGGWAGSPRRCGPPCRLEA, via the coding sequence ATGGTCACGTCCGATGATCGCCCTCCACGACGAACTCATCCCACGGCTGTCGCGCTGCTCGAGACGTTCGCCCGCCGCCAGAACGGAGTGGTGTCTCGGCGCCAGGCCGTCGAGCTGGGCGTCTCGCCGTCCTACATCCGCTCACGCCTGAGAAGCGGCAGGTGGCGCAAGGTCCACCCCGGCGTGTACGTGCTCCACACCGCGCCCCTGCCGTGGCACGCCCGGTGCTGGGCGGCCGTCCTCGCGCTCGGCGGTGCTGCGGCGGTGAGCCACGACGCGGCAGCTCACCTCCAAGGCGTCCGTGCGCGACCGCCCAGGAGGATCGACGTCGTCGTCCCGCACACGCACCGGGCACCGAGGTTGGAGGGCGTTCGCGTGCACCGCCGTCGCGGCCTCCCAGAACCCCAGGGCACACCCGCCCGAACCGAACCCGCCGTCACAGCAGTCGACCGGGTCGACCGCGCACACCACGCGGACGACGTCGTCGGCATCCTCACCGAGACTGTGCGAGCGGGAGTCGATCCCGAGCGGATCCTGGAGGCCGTGGCCGCTCGGAGCCGGATGCGGCATCGGCGGCTCGTTCTTGACGTGCTGGCGGCCGCCGTCGCCGGGGTGGAGTCCCCGCTCGAGTACCGCTATCACCGGGACGTAGAGCGAGCCCACGGCTTGCCGACCTCGCGGCTGCAGGTCCGTGAGGTGGTCGGTGGCCGGTGGATCCGCGCCGACGTCGTCTACGAGGAGTACTCGATGCGATCCGAGCTGGACGGCGAGCTCGGCCATCCGGGCGGCCGGACCGATAGCGACACCTGGCGGGACAACGACGTCGTCCTCGACCGCGGGCAGGTCACCCTGCGGTATCGGTGGGGCCACGTGGCGGGTCGGTCGTGCGCCGTGGCCGGCCAGGTGGGCCGGGGACTGCGGACCGGCGGCTGGGCAGGTTCGCCCCGGCGGTGTGGGCCGCCGTGCCGCCTGGAGGCATGA
- a CDS encoding NUDIX domain-containing protein, with translation MHEPDAAWRTRFPDLFSETYVAYAGCRTSFTTAAAPDPLVSRLHVVAVTPGGHVVVCRSDQDHRFLPGGTREPGETLLALARRELLEEAGAELVGDLRHVGSHVADSDRPAPYRPHLPHPQAHWSWAVADVRLAGAPTNPDDGETVVEVLTLPPHEATDYLEVHDPVHAAIVRLAGAMGLLAA, from the coding sequence GTGCACGAGCCCGACGCCGCGTGGCGGACCCGCTTCCCCGACCTGTTCAGCGAGACGTACGTGGCGTACGCCGGGTGTCGCACCTCGTTCACGACGGCGGCCGCCCCGGACCCTCTGGTGTCGCGTCTCCACGTGGTCGCGGTCACGCCCGGGGGTCACGTCGTCGTCTGCCGCAGCGACCAGGACCACCGGTTCCTCCCCGGCGGGACGCGCGAACCCGGCGAGACCCTGCTCGCACTCGCCCGCCGGGAGCTGCTCGAGGAGGCCGGGGCGGAGCTGGTCGGCGACCTCCGCCACGTCGGCTCGCACGTGGCGGACAGCGATCGACCCGCGCCGTACCGCCCCCACCTGCCGCACCCGCAGGCGCACTGGTCCTGGGCTGTCGCCGACGTGCGCCTCGCCGGCGCGCCCACGAATCCCGACGACGGCGAGACGGTCGTCGAGGTGCTGACGCTCCCGCCGCACGAGGCGACCGACTACCTCGAGGTGCACGACCCCGTGCACGCCGCCATCGTGCGGCTCGCGGGGGCGATGGGCCTGCTCGCGGCCTGA
- a CDS encoding DUF2871 domain-containing protein — translation MKQLFHAAAAYLVAGLASGLYYRELTKHYEFTGSTQLAVAHTHLLTLGVIVLLIALVLEKVFTVSASPRLFRWFLWTYNAGVVLSSAMMIWHGTLTVAGQESTKMIAGIAGLGHILLTVGLVLFFVALRRRVIAAPSAAG, via the coding sequence GTGAAGCAGCTGTTCCATGCCGCCGCGGCCTACCTGGTCGCGGGCCTGGCCTCCGGCCTCTACTACCGCGAGCTCACGAAGCACTACGAGTTCACCGGCAGCACACAGCTCGCCGTCGCGCACACCCACCTGCTGACGCTGGGCGTGATCGTCCTGCTCATCGCGCTCGTGCTCGAGAAGGTGTTCACCGTCTCGGCGTCGCCCCGGCTGTTCCGGTGGTTCCTGTGGACGTACAACGCCGGCGTCGTCCTGAGCTCGGCGATGATGATCTGGCACGGCACGCTGACGGTGGCCGGCCAGGAGTCGACGAAGATGATCGCGGGCATCGCGGGGCTGGGCCACATCCTGCTCACGGTGGGGCTCGTGCTGTTCTTCGTGGCACTGCGGCGGCGCGTGATCGCGGCGCCGAGCGCGGCCGGCTGA
- a CDS encoding SDR family oxidoreductase, producing the protein MTGPFSLAGRTAVVTGAGSGIGRAIAHGYARAGAHVLAWGRTDGVKEVADEIADGGGSAEAVVADLADLEGAANVAEELAATRRVDVLVNNAGIIARAPAEEVSLGRWREVLTVNLDAAWVLSRSFGTAMLAHGSGRIVTIASMLSFQGGRNVAAYAASKHAVVGLTRALASEWAGRGVGVNALAPGYVVTANTAALRADDERAAEITARIPAGRWATPEDMVGPAVFLASDAASYVHGQVLAVDGGWLAS; encoded by the coding sequence ATGACGGGACCGTTCTCGCTCGCCGGCCGCACCGCCGTCGTCACCGGCGCCGGTTCGGGCATCGGGCGCGCCATCGCGCACGGTTACGCGCGTGCCGGTGCGCACGTCCTCGCCTGGGGCCGGACCGACGGCGTCAAGGAGGTCGCTGACGAGATCGCTGACGGCGGCGGGTCGGCCGAGGCGGTCGTGGCCGATCTGGCGGACCTGGAGGGCGCGGCCAACGTCGCGGAGGAGCTCGCCGCCACCCGGCGCGTGGACGTGCTCGTGAACAACGCGGGCATCATCGCCAGGGCACCCGCGGAGGAGGTGTCGCTGGGCCGGTGGCGCGAGGTCCTCACGGTGAACCTCGACGCCGCCTGGGTGCTGAGCCGCTCGTTCGGGACCGCGATGCTCGCGCACGGCTCCGGGCGCATCGTCACGATCGCGTCGATGCTCTCGTTCCAGGGCGGCCGGAACGTGGCGGCCTACGCGGCGAGCAAGCACGCCGTCGTCGGGCTGACGCGTGCCCTGGCGAGCGAGTGGGCGGGCCGCGGCGTCGGGGTCAACGCCCTCGCGCCGGGGTACGTCGTCACAGCGAACACTGCCGCCTTGCGGGCCGACGACGAGCGAGCGGCCGAGATCACCGCGCGGATCCCGGCGGGCCGGTGGGCGACGCCGGAGGACATGGTCGGACCCGCGGTGTTCCTCGCCTCCGACGCCGCGTCCTACGTGCACGGTCAGGTGCTCGCCGTCGACGGCGGCTGGCTCGCCTCCTGA